The region TAAACACAGCTAAACGCGGTCTTTCTGCAGTGCCTGCAAAACGGTTACGTAATCTGTTGTGTTTTTTAACGCGAACTTCGCTTCTTGACTGTTTGCTAACCATCTTTACACTCTCCTTAATTATTTCTTACCAGTCTTACCAACTTTACGTCTGATCACTTCGTCAGCATACTTGATACCCTTGCCCTTATACGGTTCAGGTCTTCTCTTATCTCTGATTTCAGCAGCGTACTGGCCAACTTTTTCTTTATCGATACCTTTAATAATGATGACGTTCTGTCCTTCCATGGTAGATTCGATGCCTTCCGGATCTTCCATCTCTACCGGGTGGGAGTAACCAAGAGAAAGAACCAGTTTCTTGCCCTGCTTCTGTGCTCTGTAACCAACACCATTAATTTCCAGCTTTTTCTCATAACCATTGGTAACACCAACGATCATGTTGTTCACTAATGTTCTTGTCAGACCGTGTAAGGATTTCATCTTCTTTAAATCATTCGGTCTTGTAACAACGATATGACCATCTTCTTCTTTGATTGTCATCTCAGATGGCAATACTCTTTCAAGAGTTCCCTTAGGACCTTTTACAGTCACTTTATTATTTTCTGCGATTGCAACAGTTACGCCTGCCGGAACCGCGATAGGCATTCTTCCTATACGTGACATGCCGTTTACCTCCTTAAATTTTCGGAAAGAACTTTGCGCTCCTTCTGTTTTCAGATGCTTCTGTTAATTACCAAACAAATGCCAGTACTTCTCCGCCGATGTTTAAGGAACGTGCTTCCTTATCGGTAATAACGCCCTGGTTCGTGGAGATGATGGCTGTTCCTAAACCGCCAAGTACTCTGGGTAACTCTTCCTTGTTTGCGTATACACGTAAACCAGGCTTGGAAATTCTCTTAATACCTGTAATGATTTTCTCATTTTTATCTTTACCGTATTTTAAGGTGATCCTGATGGTCTGGAATGCACCGTCTTCTACGACATCATATTTCTTAATGTAGCCCTCTTTTACAAGGATATCAGCAATAGCTAATTTCATCTTAGATGAAGGTACATCTACTGTATCATGTTTTGCAGTATTTGCATTACGGATTCTTGTAAGCATATCTGCGATTGGATCGCTCATAGTCATTTTGAAATTGCCTCCTTCCTTATTTTACCAGCTTGCTTTTTTAACGCCTGGGATCTGGCCCTTGTATGCTAATTCACGGAAGCAGATTCTGCAGATTCCGTATTTTCTTAAATAAGCATGTGGACGACCGCAGATTCTGCAACGATTGTATTCTCTTGTGGAGAACTTAGCAGGTCTCTGCTGTTTGATCTTCATTGAAGTCTTAGCCATGGATTCTTCCTCCTACTATTTTGCAAATGGCATATTGAATAATGTCAAAAGTTCACGGGCTTCTTCGTCTGTCTTAGCGGTAGTAACGAAAATAACGTCCATACCTCTTACCTTGTCAACTTTATCGTACTCAATTTCAGGGAAAATAAGCTGTTCCTTGATGCCAAGAGCATAGTTTCCTCTGCCGTCAAATGCGTTAGGATTCACACCTCTGAAGTCACGTACACGAGGAAGTGCAAGGTTGATCAGACGATCAGCAAATTCATACATTCTCTTGCCGCGTAAAGTTACTTTACAGCCGATTGGCATACCTTCTCTGATTTTGAAGTTAGCAACTGATTTTTTAGCTTTTGTCAAGACTGCCTTCTGTCCGGAGATGATCTCTAAATCTCTTACTGCAGAGTCTAAAATCTTGGCATTTTCCTTTGCTTCACCAATACCCATATTGATGACGATCTTATCTAATTTCGGCACTTCCATGATGTTCTTATATCCAAATTTCTTGATCATAGCTTCTACGATCTCTGTCTGGTACATCTCTTTTAATCTAGCCAATTTTTATTCCTCCTCTCCGAATTAGTCAATTACTTTACCGGTTGTTTTTGCAACACGGACTTTTTTGCCGTCTTTTACTTCAAAACCAACTCTGGTCACTTTTCCGTCAACAACAAGCATTACGTTGGAGATATCAAGTGCGGCTTCCTTCTGTACGATACCACCCTGTGGATTTCCAGGGCCTGGCTTTACATGCTTGGTGATCATGTTGATGCCTTCCACTACCACTTTGTTATTCTTCGTATCCACGAGAAGAACTTTGCCCTGTTTGTCTTTATCTTTTCCTGCGATAACCTTTACCAGGTCGTCTCTTTTAATTTTATGCACAGTCCGACACCTCCTTATAATACTTCCGGAGCTAAGGAAACAATCTTCATGAACTGTTTCTCTCTTAACTCTCTGGCAACCGGTCCAAAGATACGAGTTCCTTTTGGAGTCTTGTCATCTTTGATAATTACGGCAGCATTCTCATCGAACTTGATATAGGAACCGTCTTTGCGGCGTGCGCCCTTAACGGAACGTACGACAACGGCCTTTACAACGTCGCCTTTCTTCACAACACCGCCAGGTGTTGCATCTTTTACGCTGGCAACGATAACATCACCAATATTAGCATATCTTCTTGTAGATCCGCCCATTACACGGATGCACAGTAATTCTTTTG is a window of [Clostridium] saccharolyticum WM1 DNA encoding:
- the rplF gene encoding 50S ribosomal protein L6, which gives rise to MSRIGRMPIAVPAGVTVAIAENNKVTVKGPKGTLERVLPSEMTIKEEDGHIVVTRPNDLKKMKSLHGLTRTLVNNMIVGVTNGYEKKLEINGVGYRAQKQGKKLVLSLGYSHPVEMEDPEGIESTMEGQNVIIIKGIDKEKVGQYAAEIRDKRRPEPYKGKGIKYADEVIRRKVGKTGKK
- the rpsH gene encoding 30S ribosomal protein S8; translated protein: MTMSDPIADMLTRIRNANTAKHDTVDVPSSKMKLAIADILVKEGYIKKYDVVEDGAFQTIRITLKYGKDKNEKIITGIKRISKPGLRVYANKEELPRVLGGLGTAIISTNQGVITDKEARSLNIGGEVLAFVW
- a CDS encoding type Z 30S ribosomal protein S14; amino-acid sequence: MAKTSMKIKQQRPAKFSTREYNRCRICGRPHAYLRKYGICRICFRELAYKGQIPGVKKASW
- the rplE gene encoding 50S ribosomal protein L5 codes for the protein MARLKEMYQTEIVEAMIKKFGYKNIMEVPKLDKIVINMGIGEAKENAKILDSAVRDLEIISGQKAVLTKAKKSVANFKIREGMPIGCKVTLRGKRMYEFADRLINLALPRVRDFRGVNPNAFDGRGNYALGIKEQLIFPEIEYDKVDKVRGMDVIFVTTAKTDEEARELLTLFNMPFAK
- the rplX gene encoding 50S ribosomal protein L24, whose protein sequence is MHKIKRDDLVKVIAGKDKDKQGKVLLVDTKNNKVVVEGINMITKHVKPGPGNPQGGIVQKEAALDISNVMLVVDGKVTRVGFEVKDGKKVRVAKTTGKVID
- the rplN gene encoding 50S ribosomal protein L14; its protein translation is MIQQETRLKVADNTGAKELLCIRVMGGSTRRYANIGDVIVASVKDATPGGVVKKGDVVKAVVVRSVKGARRKDGSYIKFDENAAVIIKDDKTPKGTRIFGPVARELREKQFMKIVSLAPEVL